The genomic interval GAGACGACGGGGGCCAGCAGGATGTCGCGCGGGTCCTTGTTCAGCGTGGTCACTTGGACTCCTCCTCAGCGGCCGCAGCGCTCTTCGCCTGGGCGAAGGACGACGTGGGCACGGACAGGGTGGCCGAGGCGATGAAGTCCTCGAGCGCGCCGGAGGTGAACACGATGTCGTCGGAGAGCATGACGTCGTAGGTGTTCAGCTGATCGGCGTACAGGACGTGCGCGTTCGGCAGGTTCCGCGAGCTGAGCGCGCCGAGCTCGTCGTCGCGACGGAGCACCACGAGCACGTGGTTGCGGACCGAGGCGGCCGACAGGGTCTTCAGCGCGGCCTTGGTCGAGGGGGCCTCCCCCTCGAGCAGGGCGCTCACGACGTGGATGCGGCCGTTGCGGGCGCGATCCGAGAGGGCACCGCGCAGGGCGGCGGCCTTCATCTTCTTCGGGGTGCGCTGGCTGTAGTCGCGCGGGACCGGCCCGTGCACGACGCCGCCGCCGGCGAACTGGGGAGCGCGGATCGAGCCCTGACGGGCGCGGCCGGTGCCCTTCTGCTTGTACGGCTTCTTGCCGCCGCCGGCCACCTCGCCACGGGTCTTCGCCTTGTGGGTGCCCTGACGGGCAGCGGCCAGCTGGGCGGTGACGACCTGGTGGATGAGGGGCACGTTGGTCTGGACGTCGAAGATCGACGCGGGGAGCTCGGCCGTGCCGGACTTCGCACCGGTGGTGTCGAGCACGTCGACGGTCAGGTTCGCTGCCATCGGACTCAGGCCTCCTTCACGGGGCTCTTGGCGGCCGAGCGGATCAGCACGATCCCGCCCTTGGGGCCGGGAACGGCGCCCTTGACGAGCACGAGGCCCTTCTCGGCGTCGACCGCGTGGACGGTCAGATTCTGGACGCTGGCGCGCTCGTTGCCCATGCGGCCGGCCATGCGCAGGCCCTTGAACACGCGTCCGGGGGTGGAGGCGCCACCGATCGAGCCGGGCTTGCGGTGGTTGCGGTGCGCGCCGTGGGAGGCGCTCACACCGGCGAACCCGTGGCGCTTCATGACGCCCGCGGTGCCCTTGCCCTTGGTGGTGCCGACGACGTCGACCTTCTGGCCGGCGCCGAAGACGCTCGCGTCGATCTCCTGGCCGACGGAGTAGTCGCCGGCAGCGGCGGTGCGCAGCTCGACCAGGTGACGGCGCGGGGTCACGCCGGCCTTGTCGAAGTGGCCCTTGAGCGGCTTGGACACCTTGCGGGGGTCGATCTGCCCGTAGGCGATCTGCACGGCGTCGTAGCCGTCGGTCTCGACGGAGCGGACCTGCGTGACGACGCACGGACCGGCCTGGACGACCGTGACCGGGACGAGCTTTCCGTTCTCGTCCCAGACCTGGGT from Brachybacterium huguangmaarense carries:
- the rplD gene encoding 50S ribosomal protein L4; protein product: MAANLTVDVLDTTGAKSGTAELPASIFDVQTNVPLIHQVVTAQLAAARQGTHKAKTRGEVAGGGKKPYKQKGTGRARQGSIRAPQFAGGGVVHGPVPRDYSQRTPKKMKAAALRGALSDRARNGRIHVVSALLEGEAPSTKAALKTLSAASVRNHVLVVLRRDDELGALSSRNLPNAHVLYADQLNTYDVMLSDDIVFTSGALEDFIASATLSVPTSSFAQAKSAAAAEEESK
- the rplC gene encoding 50S ribosomal protein L3, which translates into the protein MSNELTGQRARALTGVLGTKLGMTQVWDENGKLVPVTVVQAGPCVVTQVRSVETDGYDAVQIAYGQIDPRKVSKPLKGHFDKAGVTPRRHLVELRTAAAGDYSVGQEIDASVFGAGQKVDVVGTTKGKGTAGVMKRHGFAGVSASHGAHRNHRKPGSIGGASTPGRVFKGLRMAGRMGNERASVQNLTVHAVDAEKGLVLVKGAVPGPKGGIVLIRSAAKSPVKEA